A genomic window from Lycium barbarum isolate Lr01 chromosome 4, ASM1917538v2, whole genome shotgun sequence includes:
- the LOC132638165 gene encoding probable glycosyltransferase At5g03795, which translates to MRKFLRRIIVVLLFRVSWKKLFVIGTILTVFRVVIQISSLPNPLTEWIISPPLDVSSYQRLNHGKNSRELSVTSDNQLKMSEHLPTVVALNSTARTNRSIRVMERRERLLRRKRRRKHARLVEKLIYPPPPAVPDHLQRFIASLEPNEALAYAKSEIEKAPLVTDDPDLYAPLFRNISIFKRSYELMELLLKVYIYKEGERPIFHEPHLMGIYSSEGWFMKLMEDNRYFVTGDPEKAHLFYLPYSSRQLQMAVYVPKSHNLRPLSIFLRDYVNMLAAKYPFWNRTHGTDHFLVACHDWGPYILKDHEELIRNTIKALCNADISEGIFKAGKDVSLPETAIRNVGKPLYNVGGKRVSQRPILAFFAGNMHGPVRPKLLKYWSDRDEEMRIYGPLPNRVSRKMSYPEHMKSSKYCLCPMGFEVNSPRIVEAIYYECVPVIIADNLALPFDEVLDWSAFSLIVAEKDIPKLKEILLSIPLRRYQVMQNNVKRLQKHFHWNSIPTRYDLFHMILHSIWSSRLNQFQESQIS; encoded by the exons ATGAGGAAATTCTTGCGGCGAATAATTGTTGTTCTGTTGTTCAGAGTTAGCTGGAAGAAACTCTTTGTTATAGGCACTATATTAACAGTGTTTAGGGTTGTAATCCAAATTTCTAGCCTCCCTAATCCTTTAACTGAATGGATTATCTCTCCACCCTTGGATGTTTCATCTTACCAACGCCTAAATCATGGAAAGAATTCGAGGGAACTTTCAGTGACATCAGATAACCAGTTGAAAATGAGTGAGCATTTGCCCACAGTTGTTGCGCTCAACTCTACAGCCAGAACGAACCGGTCAATTCGAGTTATGGAAAGACGAGAAAGACTTCTGAGGCGTAAGAGACGTAGGAAGCATGCACGGCTAGTAGAAAAGCTTATTTATCCGCCTCCACCTGCTGTGCCCGATCACTTGCAG AGATTTATAGCATCTTTGGAACCAAATGAGGCACTTGCATATGCTAAAAGTGAGATTGAGAAAGCTCCTTTAGTCACCGATGATCCAGACTTGTATGCTCCTCTATTTAGGAATATTTCCATCTTTAAGAG GAGTTACGAGTTGATGGAACTTCTACTCAAAGTTTACATTTACAAAGAAGGAGAACGACCTATTTTCCACGAACCTCATCTTATGGGAATTTATTCATCCGAAGGATGGTTCATGAAATTGATGGAGGACAACCGCTACTTTGTCACTGGGGACCCTGAAAAGGCTCACCTATTCTATCTGCCATATAGTTCACGTCAGTTGCAGATGGCAGTTTATGTGCCTAAGTCACATAATCTTAGGCCGTTGTCAATATTCCTGCGGGACTATGTCAACATGCTAGCTGCGAAGTATCCCTTCTGGAACCGCACACATGGAACAGATCACTTTCTAGTTGCTTGCCATGATTGG GGGCCTTACATTTTAAAGGATCATGAGGAGCTAATTAGAAACACTATAAAAGCTCTCTGCAATGCAGATATATCTGAAGGAATATTTAAAGCTGGGAAGGATGTTTCCCTTCCAGAGACCGCCATAAGGAATGTCGGTAAGCCTCTTTATAATGTTGGTGGAAAAAGAGTGTCACAACGCCCGATCCTCGCCTTTTTTGCTGGAAATATGCACGGGCCAGTCCGTCCCAAACTTCTCAAGTACTGGAGTGACAGAGATGAAGAAATGAGGATTTACGGGCCTCTACCTAATAGAGTCTCAAGAAAAATGTCTTATCCTGAACACATGAAATCAAGCAAGTATTGCCTTTGTCCAATGGGCTTTGAAGTTAACAGCCCGAGGATCGTCGAGGCAATATACTACGAATGTGTGCCGGTGATCATTGCTGATAATCTTGCCCTCCCATTTGACGAAGTGCTCGATTGGAGTGCTTTTTCTTTAATTGTTGctgagaaagatattcctaagctGAAGGAGATTTTATTAAGTATACCTCTAAGACGTTATCAGGTCATGCAAAATAATGTCAAGAGGCTGCAGAAGCATTTCCATTGGAACTCAATACCGACTAGATACGATCTTTTCCATATGATTTTGCATTCCATTTGGTCTAGCAGGCTCAACCAGTTTCAAGAATCACAGATATCATAA
- the LOC132635136 gene encoding uncharacterized protein LOC132635136, with the protein MISRSYATDTQSKSSDIAATILAASSPPQIVAACDAVESFLHKHTADQTRWFFSITFPTLICKIFGFDESSSSSAVVKSGWIDIAALSNDSQLAGRIFNLLSPTGVLLSSIVAADGLSLVKYVFPVERLPEWVRYMLQNERDSRVLSDLCPLFKNRLKEDSVKGSSFQVQLNVFEYYMFWFIYYPVCRGNSEGPQTVRVRRSKRFRLENWAYSIPGLSSTKRGAEQKNEGNLYMRLLYAYLRAYVPVGDVKAHQPYRSSLLQYSFAYDTPVVEKAEFLVNSLIHFWLVDNDFSPLPVILCKSFGVSFPFRSVLGETPPTSGLGEVVNVFVKYLNLSLIAPTDGTDQVDYTESPRWKVGGTLNAAQSRNAVPVMDSGNSWNSWIQRPLYRFILRTFLYCPVESSIKNASQVFTLWVSYLEPWTICMEEFAELDADLAKSNKSTLKEVTPSMPRGYTSSWQVFVLANYLYYSSLVMHFIGFAHKFLHTDPEVIVKMVSKVITVLTSSTELMDLIKNVDIVFHSKPTGSSKSMLNALHRYVPAIREQLQDWEDGLSETDADGSFLHENWNKDLRLFSDGEDGGQKLLQLFVLRAESELQSIGGENLSQNLQCLDRLKSELCQLFGGPILQPMNTPEMVQYEHLRNEIFKPRSFGNRAMVDIKYKGDWMKRPISDDEIGWLAKVLVKLSGWLNESLGLSQIESSQESPSWSYVDLSSDARSVSGPMETIKVVLCSFISFLLVLRGAGLRFMREHGFRVNLRVLASKKVVVVLLLVAAFSLLRRAFCRVG; encoded by the exons ATGATTTCCCGGTCATACGCAACGGACACACAGTCCAAATCCTCCGATATCGCCGCCACCATCCTCGCCGCCTCATCTCCGCCGCAGATCGTCGCCGCGTGCGACGCCGTTGAGTCGTTTCTACATAAACATACAGCTGACCAGACTCGATGGTTCTTCTCCATCACTTTTCCAACCCTAATTTGTAAAATATTTGGGTTCGAtgaatcttcttcttcttcagctgTTGTTAAGTCTGGATGGATAGATATCGCCGCTTTATCTAATGATTCTCAGCTCGCAG GTAGAATTTTCAACTTATTATCGCCCACTGGGGTGTTGCTATCTTCTATTGTGGCTGCGGATGGGTTGTCTCTGGTTAAATATGTATTTCCTGTAGAAAGGTTACCCGAGTGGGTACGTTATATGCTTCAAAACGAGAGAGATTCACGGGTTTTATCTGACTTGTGCCCGTTGTTCAAAAATAGGTTGAAGGAGGACTCAGTTAAAGGTTCTTCATTTCAGGTTCAGTTGAATGTGTTTGAATATTACATGTTCTGGTTTATCTATTACCCTGTTTGTCGAGGGAATAGTGAGGGCCCTCAAACTGTAAGAGTTAGGAGAAGCAAAAGGTTTAGACTGGAGAATTGGGCTTATTCGATTCCAGGTTTGTCGAGCACCAAACGTGGGGCGGAGCAGAAGAATGAGGGAAATTTGTATATGCGTCTCTTGTATGCATATCTCCGTGCATATGTGCCTGTAGGTGACGTAAAGGCACATCAACCATATAGGAGCTCACTGCTTCAGTACTCTTTTGCCTATGACACTCCAGTTGTTGAAAAAGCAGAGTTCTTGGTCAATAGTCTGATACATTTTTGGTTAGTTGATAATGATTTCTCACCATTGCCTGTGATTTTGTGCAAATCATTTGGTGTGTCATTCCCTTTTCGTTCAGTACTGGGTGAGACTCCTCCTACTTCAGGATTAGGTGAAGTAGTAAATGTGTTTGTCAAGTATCTGAATCTGAGTTTAATTGCACCAACTGATGGAACTGACCAGGTTGACTACACTGAAAGTCCTAGGTGGAAGGTTGGGGGGACATTGAATGCTGCTCAGTCAAGAAATGCTGTTCCTGTTATGGATTCTGGTAACTCTTGGAACTCGTGGATCCAGAGGCCATTGTACAGATTTATATTGAGGACATTCCTGTATTGTCCAGTGGAAAGTTCTATTAAAAATGCATCACAGGTGTTCACCTTGTGGGTTAGTTACCTGGAGCCCTGGACTATTTGTATGGAAGAATTTGCGGAACTTGATGCAGATTTAGCGAAGTCTAATAAAAGTACACTAAAGGAGGTTACCCCGTCAATGCCACGTGGCTATACCTCTTCTTGGCAAGTTTTTGTATTAGCTAACTACCTATACTACAGCTCTCTGGTCATGCATTTTATTGGTTTTGCCCACAAGTTTCTTCACACAGATCCGGAAGTGATAGTCAAGATGGTTTCAAAG GTGATAACAGTATTAACCTCATCTACGGAACTGATGGACCTCATAAAAAATGTGGATATTGTATTTCATTCGAAACCAACTGGATCATCTAAATCAATGCTTAATGCTTTGCATAGATATGTTCCTGCTATCCGTGAGCAATTACAG GACTGGGAGGATGGCCTATCTGAGACTGATGCTGATGGTTCTTTTTTGCACGAGAACTGGAACAAAGATTTACGACTCTTCAGTGATGGTGAAGATGGTGGACAAAAGTTGCTTCAG CTGTTTGTATTGCGAGCCGAATCTGAACTGCAATCGATTGGAGGAGAAAATCTTTCTCAAAACCTCCAGTGTTTGGACAGACTGAAATCTGAGCTATGCCAGTTATTTGGTGGCCCTATTTTGCAGCCCATGAATACGCCAGAGATGGTACAATATGAGCACCTGCGGAATGAAATCTTTAAACCTAGAAGTTTTGGCAACAGAGCAATGGTCGATATTAAATACAAGGGTGATTGGATGAAGCGGCCCATCTCAGATGATGAAATTGGGTGGCTGGCAAAGGTGCTTGTAAAGCTATCAGGCTGGTTGAACGAGAGTCTTGGTCTGAGCCAAATCGAGAGCAGCCAAGAGAGTCCTTCTTGGTCATATGTTGACTTGTCCAGTGATGCAAGGAGTGTAAGTGGACCCATGGAAACTATTAAAGTTGTGTTGTGctctttcatttcctttcttcttgtGTTACGTGGGGCTGGTTTGAGGTTCATGAGAGAGCATGGCTTCAGGGTGAATCTCAGGGTCTTAGCATCAAAGAAGGTGGTAGTGGTGTTGCTTCTCGTTGCTGCTTTCAGTCTACTTAGGAGAGCTTTTTGCAGAGTTGGGTAA